AAAGGAGCTCCTCCCCCAGTGGCTGTCGATTTTCATATAAATAGAAATATTAAGGTTGTAGCTATTACAGGTCCAAATACTGGAGGTAAAACGGCAGCTTTAAAAGGCTTAGGTTTGTCTTTACTTATGGCTAGAGCAGGATTATTGATACCCTCAACTAATAATCCTATTATCCCTTTTTGTCCAAATATATATGTGGATATAGGAGATAATCAATCATTAGAAGAAAATTTATCTACCTTCAGTGGGCATATATCCCGCATAAAAGAGATATTAGATTCACTTGATAATAAGAAAGGATTATCAGTTGTTTTGTTAGATGAGATTGGATCTGGTACGGATCCTCTGGAAGGAAGTGCTCTCGCGATGGCTTTATTAAAAGAATTTGCAAATAAATCTGATATCACTTTAGCAACTACACATTATGGAGATATTAAGGCTTTAAAATATAATGACTCAAGATTTGAAAACGTATCAGTTGCCTTTGACGAGGATTCTTTGAAGCCAAAATTTATACTCAACTGGGGTATCCCTGGGAGAAGTAATGCTTTATCAATTTCAAAGAGAATTGGTCTCGATGAAAGCATACTTAATGAAGCTGCAAATTATCTAAAGCCAAAAGAAGTTGATAACATTAACAATATTATTAAAGGACTTGAGGAAGAGAAGATTAAACAACAAAATTCTGCAGAAGCGGCTGCAGAACTGATTGCAAGGACTGAAATATTACATGATGAACTGAAGAGAAATTATGAATATCAAAAAATAAATGCTGAAAAAATCCAGGAAATCGAAAGGTCTAAATTATCAAAGCATATTGTATCTGCTAAAAAAGAGGTAATAGATTTGATTAAAAAATTAAGAGATAAAAATGTTAATGGAGAGGATACGAGAATTATTGGAAAAAGATTAAAGGAAATTGAGACGGAACATTTAACCCAAAAAAAATTTGAAAAGTCAATATCATGGAATCCTCAGGTAGGCGATTTTGTAAAAATTAAAAGTCTAAATAGTACGGGACAAATTGTAGATTTAGATAAAAAAGGTGGTTTTTACGAAGTTAAATGTGGTTCATTTAGAAGCACATTATCTATAAATGACTTTGAAGGTATTAATGGAGAAAAGCCTAATTTCAAAAGTTCAAAAATTGAGATCAAGTCTTCAAGGGAAGATTTTTCTTTTTCTAAAATTAGAACGAGTAAAAATACAATTGACGTAAGAGGGCTAAGAGTTCATGAAGCCGAAATAATTATTGAAGAGAAAATTAGAAAATTTCACGGACCGCTCTGGATTGTTCATGGAATTGGAACAGGGAAATTAAAAAAAGGACTAAGAAATTGGTTATCAGGTTTAAATTATGTTGATAAGATTGAAGATGCAGCCAACAACGAGGGTGGACCTGGTTGCAGTATTGCGTGGATAAAATAAAATTTAAAAAACTTAGAAAAAAAATTTAATAAGCGTACTTAAGTGCAATTTATTGATCAAGCAAACATTATTCTTAAAGCTGGAAAAGGTGGCAATGGAATAGTTTCATTTAGAAGAGAAAAATTCGTTCCTGCTGGAGGACCTTCCGGGGGAAATGGTGGCAGAGGGGGTTCAGTTATTTTGATGGCTGATAATAATCTTCAAACATTATTAGATTTCAAATTCAAACGTGAAATAATTGCTGAGGATGGATGCAAAGGAGGTCCTAATAAGAGATCAGGTGCTTCAGGTGAGGATAGAATCCTTAAAGTTCCCTGCGGTACAGAAATAAGGGATATTAAAACCGGCATTATTTTAGGAGACTTAACTAAAGATAAACAGAGTTTGACTATTGCCATTGGAGGAAGAGGTGGACATGGTAATGCTTACTATTTAAGTAATCAAAATAGAGCCCCAGAATCATTCACTGAAGGAAAAGATGGTGAGATATGGGAGGTCCAATTAGAGCTAAAACTTCTTGCAGAGGTTGGTATTATAGGCCTTCCAAATGCTGGGAAAAGTACGTTGATTTCCGTTGTATCATCAGCCCGTCCAAAAATTGCGAATTATCCTTTCACGACTCTAATACCTAATTTAGGTGTAGTAAGAAAAATTGATGGGAATGGTTGCCTTTTTGCGGATATTCCTGGATTAATCTCTGGTGCAGCTGATGGAGTAGGTTTAGGGCATGATTTTTTAAGGCACATCCAAAGAACGAAGATACTTGTTCACTTAATTGATGCAATTGCAGAAAATCCTTTACATGATTTTGAGATTATTGAGCAGGAATTAAAAAAATACGGAAAAGGTCTAATAGATAAAGAGAGGATAATAGTATTGAATAAAATTGAGCTTGTAGATGATGATTATTTGAAAATAATTACAAAAAAGTTAGAAGATTTATCTAAAAAGAAAGTTTTAGTTATTTCTTCATCTTTAAAAAAAGGTTTATCTTCACTGCTTTCTGAGGTGTGGAAAAGGATATAACTTAAATTAAAAATTTTTTTGTAAAAGAATATACTTGATTTAATAATGAAAATTAGTCATAAATAAGATACTTCTTAAAACACAATATGAATTTCTATACTTGCTACGATCAACAAGGAAAAATAATAGCTAGATGTCAAACCATCCAGGATATTGAGGTTTTGAAGAAAATGGGAAGACCAATTGTAGAAGTGAAGGAAATGAAAAATGAGGAGTCGGTTGTTTGTTCACTTACAGGAAGTCCTTCCGACTTTAATAGAGATTACTAATAGAATTAATAAATAAAAAAAGGGCTTTTAGAGCCCTTTTTATTGTGCATTATCTATAAAAAGAAAACTTAATCATCATAAACAAGACATTCTGGTTCATCCGGGTTGGCATCGCAGAATAGTTCCAAAGCATTAGGGTCATGTTTATCATCCGGATGATGATCCTTATACTCTTCGAGTTCTTTAAGCTCTTCAGTTAAATGTCTGACCTTTGGAAGATTGCCCTCTGCTTTTGCAGATTCGATTTCCGATTGATCTTTTTGGATGTGTTCGTCAATGGATTTCATTTTAAGCTTTTCGTACTTTAGTAGACATACATAACATAGTTAATTTCTAATGAAATTGCATTATCTATGAACTAAATAAGTGTTCATTACAACATCGTTTTTTTTTGAAATTGATTTATTTATTTTTTTAGGCCTTTACTTTCATTATTTCCTTTAGCGATGGTAAAACTGGGATTATTTGATTTGGGTTTAAAGGGAATAAAGCTTTGTAGTAATCTTTTTTCCATTCATTATCGAAGCATGTACTATTTACGTTAGATAATTTAAAGAATTTTAATCTCCATTCAATAATCTTTTCAAAACTTGATAGTTCTTGTTCAGTACATTTGAAAAGTTTGCTATATATCAATTCCCATCTTATAAGCGTTGGGAAAAGGTAAATATCTGCGTAGGTCAACTCTCCTCCAAATATCCAGTCACTTTTATTTTTCTGTAATAAATTTTCAACTTTATTTAAAGCTGCAAAAAGATTTTGACTTGCTTTTTCGTAAGCTGACTGATTTCTGGCGAAACCACATTTATATACCCCATCATTAATGCTGTTATTAATTAAATCTAAAAATTTTTGATTACAGTCTTTAATAGTTAATGTCTCATTTTTTGATTCACTTTTTATTGAATTAAGAAGTTTTATTATCTGTGAACTTTCATTAGACAAAATTTTGAATTCATTTTCTACAAAATTAATTAAAAGAGGTAGTGTCGCTCTAAAAATATTCTTTTTATTTGCTTTTTTGTAAAGGTCTGAAAGTCTTTTATGTCCTTTAAAATTTCCATTGAAAATCCATTCGCCATGTTCAACATCTGCTTTTAAAAAAATAACTTTAACTTTTTTAGATAAATGTTTTATTTCGTGGACGAGTAAAGTTCTCTGACACCATGGACAAGAATTCCCTACCAATAAATAAACTTGTCCATTCTCATTATTAATATCGTATTCACTATCAGTTGTTATACCCTTAGGCCTTTTATAATTACCATGTAAGTCTGATGGCGCGAAGCCATTCATTAATTGGGTCCAAAACCAAAACCAGAATTTTCTGGAGGCCTTTATCAGGTATTTATTTTGCATAAAATTTTATTTTTAAAGAAAAAATGACTGTTCAAAGAATACTTATCGTTTCAGGCACTCATGGGAATGAAATTAATCCTGTTTGGGCTGTTAAGCAATTTAAGAGAAAGGAAAATAGTTTAAATAATGATATTGAGTATGAGTACATCATAGGTAATCCTGCTGCCTACGAAAAAGGTTGCAGATATATAGATATAGATTTAAATAGATCTTTTAAAAAAAGTGAGAATTTTGATCAACACAAGAATAGCTTTTATGAAACTAATAGAGCCAATTTTTTAGTAGATGAATTTGGAATTGACGGATCTAAACCCTGTCAAATTGCAATCGATTTGCACACTACTACTGCAAATATGGGAACAAGCATTGTTATGTATGGGAGGAGATCTAAAGATTTTTGTTTAGCTGCATTACTGCAGAACAAATTTGGATTGCCTATTTATTTGCACGAAAAAGATAAAGCCCAAACAGGCTTTCTTGTAGAAGCTTGGCCATGTGGTTTAGTTATTGAAATAGGAGCTGTCGCACAAAATTTTTATGATCAAAATATTATAAATAGATTCTCTCTAATATTAAGCTCCCTAAGGGAAGAGATAGATAAATTAAAAAATAAACTTATAGAACTTCCAAAGGAATTAGTGGTTCACGTTCATGAAGGGAGTATAGATTATCCAAGAGATGAAAAGGGAGATATTGATGGCATAATTCATCCTGAAAGACTAAACCAAGATTGGAAAATGATTAAAAAAGGAGATCCATTATTTCTGGATAGCCAAGGAATAATTCACAAATATGAACGGGACCAATTGATTTGGCCTGTTTTTATTGGAGAAGTTGCTTATAAGGAAAAAAAAATTGCCATGAGCTATACAAAAAAAGAACTGATTTGTTCCAAAAAACAATGGGTTCAAGAGTTTGAAAGTTTTTAAATTAAGAAACCGGAACAATAAATCGTTGAAAACTAATAAGGATTTTTTATTTTATAGATAAGTTTATTTAATACTTAATGCTTTTATTTTTTTTTTGCTAACTCTCAATCCTTAAAAACTTAAATTCTTTCACTCCAATAAATAACAGCTCCAAAAGCCTCTAATTGCAGTCTTCTATGCTTAGCCTCTCTTAAGGAAACTACCTCTCTAGATCTTTTTCCGTTAAAAAGCCATTCGATTATTACCAAGTTGAATCCTCAATAACAAAGAAAATCTTAAGACATGGAAGTTCTTTTCTCCTGTTTTCCAAAAAATAAGTTTACTTAAAGAAAAAATATTTACACATTTTTAGCGATTTTGGTCTAAAATCTTCGAAGCGGAAACTTATTTTCCGTTTTTATTTACACGTCTCACTTTAGAGACATACTTTACGAACTCATGACAACTATTCAGCAGCAGCGTTCTTCGCTGTTAAAAGGTTGGCCACAGTTTTGTGAGTGGGTAACATCAACTAACAACAGAATTTATGTTGGTTGGTTCGGCGTCTTAATGATTCCATGCCTTCTTACAGCAGCGGCTTGCTTCATCGTTGCATTCATCGCAGCACCACCAGTAGACATCGACGGAATTAGAGA
This sequence is a window from Prochlorococcus marinus XMU1419. Protein-coding genes within it:
- a CDS encoding CP12 domain-containing protein, whose translation is MKSIDEHIQKDQSEIESAKAEGNLPKVRHLTEELKELEEYKDHHPDDKHDPNALELFCDANPDEPECLVYDD
- a CDS encoding aspartoacylase; amino-acid sequence: MTVQRILIVSGTHGNEINPVWAVKQFKRKENSLNNDIEYEYIIGNPAAYEKGCRYIDIDLNRSFKKSENFDQHKNSFYETNRANFLVDEFGIDGSKPCQIAIDLHTTTANMGTSIVMYGRRSKDFCLAALLQNKFGLPIYLHEKDKAQTGFLVEAWPCGLVIEIGAVAQNFYDQNIINRFSLILSSLREEIDKLKNKLIELPKELVVHVHEGSIDYPRDEKGDIDGIIHPERLNQDWKMIKKGDPLFLDSQGIIHKYERDQLIWPVFIGEVAYKEKKIAMSYTKKELICSKKQWVQEFESF
- the obgE gene encoding GTPase ObgE; amino-acid sequence: MQFIDQANIILKAGKGGNGIVSFRREKFVPAGGPSGGNGGRGGSVILMADNNLQTLLDFKFKREIIAEDGCKGGPNKRSGASGEDRILKVPCGTEIRDIKTGIILGDLTKDKQSLTIAIGGRGGHGNAYYLSNQNRAPESFTEGKDGEIWEVQLELKLLAEVGIIGLPNAGKSTLISVVSSARPKIANYPFTTLIPNLGVVRKIDGNGCLFADIPGLISGAADGVGLGHDFLRHIQRTKILVHLIDAIAENPLHDFEIIEQELKKYGKGLIDKERIIVLNKIELVDDDYLKIITKKLEDLSKKKVLVISSSLKKGLSSLLSEVWKRI
- a CDS encoding glutathione S-transferase family protein, with the protein product MQNKYLIKASRKFWFWFWTQLMNGFAPSDLHGNYKRPKGITTDSEYDINNENGQVYLLVGNSCPWCQRTLLVHEIKHLSKKVKVIFLKADVEHGEWIFNGNFKGHKRLSDLYKKANKKNIFRATLPLLINFVENEFKILSNESSQIIKLLNSIKSESKNETLTIKDCNQKFLDLINNSINDGVYKCGFARNQSAYEKASQNLFAALNKVENLLQKNKSDWIFGGELTYADIYLFPTLIRWELIYSKLFKCTEQELSSFEKIIEWRLKFFKLSNVNSTCFDNEWKKDYYKALFPLNPNQIIPVLPSLKEIMKVKA
- a CDS encoding endonuclease MutS2, whose amino-acid sequence is MQEKSYSKKLYSDNTLEEESINLLEWDSLKTHLSSFASTEMGKRSILSFVIPSEYESSKRLLNETVEINELEKNLDKSISFSGVFDISRNIEICSKGGVIASSELLEIAKTIAEARNLKKILLDFEQRPYISSFTKNLIDHQNIETIFKKGIESNGRISDNASNELSILRKELLSKKLERKILVEKFIQKNLAYLQDTTIGDRYGRPVLALKVNYVDKFKGIIHDSSSSGNTVYFEPDSVVTKGNKIASLEARITAEEFKLLKKWSQVVSDNSENLIGMASILLRLENALTRSRYSKWIGGKTPKFEKNPIISLIGFSHPLLIWEHKKKGAPPPVAVDFHINRNIKVVAITGPNTGGKTAALKGLGLSLLMARAGLLIPSTNNPIIPFCPNIYVDIGDNQSLEENLSTFSGHISRIKEILDSLDNKKGLSVVLLDEIGSGTDPLEGSALAMALLKEFANKSDITLATTHYGDIKALKYNDSRFENVSVAFDEDSLKPKFILNWGIPGRSNALSISKRIGLDESILNEAANYLKPKEVDNINNIIKGLEEEKIKQQNSAEAAAELIARTEILHDELKRNYEYQKINAEKIQEIERSKLSKHIVSAKKEVIDLIKKLRDKNVNGEDTRIIGKRLKEIETEHLTQKKFEKSISWNPQVGDFVKIKSLNSTGQIVDLDKKGGFYEVKCGSFRSTLSINDFEGINGEKPNFKSSKIEIKSSREDFSFSKIRTSKNTIDVRGLRVHEAEIIIEEKIRKFHGPLWIVHGIGTGKLKKGLRNWLSGLNYVDKIEDAANNEGGPGCSIAWIK